A region of Mercenaria mercenaria strain notata unplaced genomic scaffold, MADL_Memer_1 contig_4856, whole genome shotgun sequence DNA encodes the following proteins:
- the LOC128554237 gene encoding uncharacterized protein LOC128554237, translated as MMPKVNLTHVINDTENLDQASIDLDFKPSANVFKFSSNNPEYASTWSFNDNDIFAGLSTENPLPRRNKFHVSNIKGIIYPVFICAFLVLDSLLLIYRFSWMVKSLKIFKNGLEERIPYDSMTRKIYFILTGKEVPRPEDSLDHPYDYYMHNRENIWGDNTELYFFYCNAPTKAKEEILKDIWQHKQQQNPKQEEKPKDKNCCVDFILSFVKSTYRLLISPVFWRLVFICGFVLILFLVAKATNDLVTLESAMFLLDTEAMLPILERQNDVTNAVISEYGSYLNDFLVGYKEKLDGEVQMVNNILLNVAERQNMLLNTMISDMCNLAGLDMCTDGTNLVTMSLTSCNFLPIHAKMFEGFHKSVLLEYIQRELSPLVLNLRSILFSSMYLLLACAAAMLLCQVTARVIYVHLKNSRHMKITKIYQLPSTMSDQWHDQQSLREKEMYNSQSVIAESCESGVYDMTN; from the exons ATGATGCCCAAAGTGAACCTCACCCATGTGATTAACGATACAGAAAATTTGGACCAAGCTTCTATTGACCTTGATTTCAAACCATCTGCAAACGTATTCAAATTTTCGTCCAATAATCCGGAATATGCATCAACATGGAGTTTTAATGACAACGACATTTTTGCAGGGTTATCAACAGAAAATCCGTTGCCTAGAAgaaataaatttcatgtttctaATATTAAAGGAATAATATATCCGGTGTTCATATGTGCATTTTTAGTCTTAGATAGTCTGCTATTAATTTACAGATTTTCGTGGAtggtaaaaagtttgaaaatttttaagAATGGCTTAGAGGAAAGAATACCTTACGATTCAATGACGcgtaagatatattttattttgacggGGAAAGAAGTTCCACGCCCCGAGGACAGTTTAGATCATCCATACGATTATTATATGCATAACAGAGAAAACATTTGGGGCGATAATAccgaactttattttttttattgtaacgCCCCAACGAAAGCCAAAGAGgagattttaaaagatatttggcAGCATAAACAACAACAGAATCCGAAACAGGAGGAAAAACCAAAAGATAAAAATTGCTGTGTAGACTTCATTTTAAGTTTTGTGAAATCAACATATAGATTACTTATATCTCCAGTGTTTTGGAGACTAGTATTTATTTGTGgatttgtgttaattttattcCTGGTTGCTAAAGCAACCAATGACCTTGTAACTTTAGAGTCGGCCATGTTTTTATTGGACACGGAGGCTATGTTGCCGATATTAGAACGTCAAAATGACGTTACAAATGCCGTTATATCCGAGTACGGCTCTTACCTCAATGACTTTCTTGTTGGATATAAGGAGAAGTTGGACGGGGAGGTGCAAATGGTTAACAATATACTCTTAAACGTTGCAGAACGACAA AATATGCTGCTGAACACAATGATCTCAGATATGTGCAATTTAGCGGGACTTGACATGTGCACTGACGGAACAAATCTAGTCACAATGTCCCTTACTTCATGTAATTTCTTGCCAATACATGCTAAAATGTTTGAAG gattCCACAAGTCAGTGCTTTTAGAATATATCCAAAGAGAGTTGTCTCCCTTAGTCCTGAATCTCCGGAGTATTTTGTTCAGTTCCATGTATTTACTGCTCGCATGTGCAGCGGCCATGTTACTGTGTCAGGTCACAGCACGTGTAATCTATGTTCATTTGAAAAACTCACGGCACATGAAAATTACCAAGATTTATCAGTTGCCTAGCACCATGAGTGACCAGTGGCACGACCAGCAGTCTTTACGGGAGAAGGAAATGTACAATAGTCAGTCTGTGATCGCAGAAAGCTGTGAAAGTGGAGTGTATGATATGACAAATTAA